A region of Oncorhynchus kisutch isolate 150728-3 linkage group LG29, Okis_V2, whole genome shotgun sequence DNA encodes the following proteins:
- the ewsr1a gene encoding EWS RNA-binding protein 1a isoform X1, producing the protein MASAADYSSYGQAGGQPGYGSYVAPPSQPGYGQNTQPSYGQPQGYGSYSQPTESTYPQGGSTSSGYAQQGYSQQPPAAAGYATTPAAPQGYSQPTQGYGAAGYAAAPAAATTTSSSQGSYGVQGGYGAQTAYQGYGQQPAAGAPPSYSTSSQPPTSYEQNSYSQAPQQGSYSQPPQGGGYQSQQSGYTQQGVGYQAPQAPPPQQQAPPSSYAPTSGGSYSQPPASQYGQQGGPGGSYGQQGEYRTPSQYSNYRQDHSNGRGYSGPESGGYRGRGEGRGMGGGESRGRGRGGFDRGGMMRGGGMRGGMNRGMGITGDRGGFSKPGGPDSDTGRPEEQDDSENNTIYITGLTENATLPEVADFFKHSGIIRINKRTGLPAINIYTDKDSGKPKGDCTLSYDEPPCAKAAVEWFDGKDFQGKKLKVSMARRKPMMGMMRGGMSMRGDRGGMMNRGGPGMMSRGGPMGRGGERGGFIPRGGPRGMGSPHGMGRGGPSGGNMQQRAGDWECPKEGCGNQNFAWRMECNQCKSPKPEGFGPPFSPSGGDRGRGGPGMRGRGGMDRGGPGGPGGFRGGRGGDRGFRGRGGMERGSFGGRGRGGPPMDDMGGRGRRGMGPPGKMMEIKGDHRQDRRGRPY; encoded by the exons ATGGCATCAGCAGCAG ACTACAGCTCCTATGGACAGGCAGGAGGCCAACCGGG GTATGGCTCCTATGTGGCTCCGCCCTCTCAGCCTGGCTATGGACAAAACACACAG CCGAGTTATGGCCAACCGCAGGGATATGGGTCATACAGCCAGCCGACTGAGTCAACCTATCCCCAAGGTGGTAGCACCTCAAGTGGCTACGCTCAACAGGGTTACAGTCAGCAGCCACCCGCTGCAG CTGGTTATGCCACCACTCCTGCTGCCCCCCAGGGTTACAGCCAGCCAACCCAGGGGTATGGAGCTGCAGGGTATGCTGCAGCccctgctgctgccaccaccaccagcagcagccAGGGCTCTTATGGGGTCCAGGGTGGCTATGGAGCCCAGACTGCATACCAAGGATATGGGCAGCAGCCGGCCGCTGGAGCACCACCCAG CTACAGCACCAGCAGCCAGCCACCCACCAGCTATGAGCAGAACTCCTACTCTCAGGCACCCCAGCAGGGCTCATACTCCCAGCCGCCACAAGGTGGTGGATACCAGAGCCAGCAGAGTGGCTACACCCAACAGGGTGTCGGTTACCAGGCGCCTCAGGCCCCTCCACCCCAGCAACAGGCCCCACCTTCCAGCTATGCTCCCACATCCGGGGGGTCCTACAGTCAGCCACCTGCCAGCCAGTATGGACAACAGGGTGGACCAGGAGGCAGCTATGGTCAGCAGGGTGAATATAGAACACCTAGCCAGTACA GCAACTACAGGCAGGATCATTCCAACGGACGGGGCTACTCGGGGCCAGAGTCGGGTGGATATAGGGGCCGCGGTGAGGGCCGAGGCATGGGTGGGGGGGAGAGCCGGGGCCGCGGCCGTGGAGGGTTTGATCGCGGCGGGATGATGCGTGGTGGTGGCATGCGTGGTGGAATGAACAGAGGCATGGG CATCACTGGAGACAGAGGTGGCTTCAGTAAGCCTGGTG GACCAGACTCAGACACAG GACGCCCAGAGGAACAGGATGACTCTGAGAACAACACTATTTACATCACTGGCCTGACGGAGAATGCAACGCTGCCCGAAGTCGCTGACTTTTTCAAGCACAGTGGAATAATCAGG ATCAACAAGCGCACAGGTCTGCCTGCTATCAACATTTACACCGACAAAGATTCAGGGAAACCAAAGGGTGATTGTACTTTGTCTTATGATGAGCCCCCATGTGCCAAAGCTGCAGTTGAGTGGTTTGATG GCAAAGACTTTCAGGGGAAGAAGCTAAAGGTGTCGATGGCTCGCCGTAAGCCCATGATGGGGATGATGCGAGGAGGCATGTCCATGAGGGGTGACCGGGGAGGCATGATGAACCGTGGAG GGCCAGGAATGATGAGCCGTGGTGGTCCAATGGGACGCGGTGGGGAGCGTGGTGGATTTATCCCCAGGGGTGGTCCCCGTGGCATGGGCAGTCCTCATGGCATGGGTAGAGGTGGTCCCTCAGGGGGCAACATGCAGCAGAGAGCAGGAGACTGGGAGTGCCCTAAAGA GGGCTGCGGTAACCAGAACTTTGCCTGGAGAATGGAGTGTAACCAGTGCAAATCACCCAAACCAGAAGGCTTTGGACCACCTTTCTCCCCTTCAG GTGGCGATCGTGGTAGGGGTGGCCCAGGCATGCGTGGGCGTGGAGGGATGGACCGTGGCGGTCCAGGGGGCCCTGGAGGCTTCCGTGGAGGCAGGGGTGGTGATCGTGGATTCAGAGGACGTGGTGGCATGGAAAGAGGAAGTTTCGGCGGCAGGGGCCGTGGTGGCCCTCCCATGGATGACATGGGCGGCCGAGGCAGGAGGGGTATGGGCCCCCCCGGCAAGATGATGGAAATTAA GGGAGACCATCGCCAGGACCGCAGAGGTCGTCCCTACTGA
- the ewsr1a gene encoding EWS RNA-binding protein 1a isoform X2, producing MASAADYSSYGQAGGQPGYGSYVAPPSQPGYGQNTQPSYGQPQGYGSYSQPTESTYPQGGSTSSGYAQQGYSQQPPAAAGYATTPAAPQGYSQPTQGYGAAGYAAAPAAATTTSSSQGSYGVQGGYGAQTAYQGYGQQPAAGAPPSYSTSSQPPTSYEQNSYSQAPQQGSYSQPPQGGGYQSQQSGYTQQGVGYQAPQAPPPQQQAPPSSYAPTSGGSYSQPPASQYGQQGGPGGSYGQQGNYRQDHSNGRGYSGPESGGYRGRGEGRGMGGGESRGRGRGGFDRGGMMRGGGMRGGMNRGMGITGDRGGFSKPGGPDSDTGRPEEQDDSENNTIYITGLTENATLPEVADFFKHSGIIRINKRTGLPAINIYTDKDSGKPKGDCTLSYDEPPCAKAAVEWFDGKDFQGKKLKVSMARRKPMMGMMRGGMSMRGDRGGMMNRGGPGMMSRGGPMGRGGERGGFIPRGGPRGMGSPHGMGRGGPSGGNMQQRAGDWECPKEGCGNQNFAWRMECNQCKSPKPEGFGPPFSPSGGDRGRGGPGMRGRGGMDRGGPGGPGGFRGGRGGDRGFRGRGGMERGSFGGRGRGGPPMDDMGGRGRRGMGPPGKMMEIKGDHRQDRRGRPY from the exons ATGGCATCAGCAGCAG ACTACAGCTCCTATGGACAGGCAGGAGGCCAACCGGG GTATGGCTCCTATGTGGCTCCGCCCTCTCAGCCTGGCTATGGACAAAACACACAG CCGAGTTATGGCCAACCGCAGGGATATGGGTCATACAGCCAGCCGACTGAGTCAACCTATCCCCAAGGTGGTAGCACCTCAAGTGGCTACGCTCAACAGGGTTACAGTCAGCAGCCACCCGCTGCAG CTGGTTATGCCACCACTCCTGCTGCCCCCCAGGGTTACAGCCAGCCAACCCAGGGGTATGGAGCTGCAGGGTATGCTGCAGCccctgctgctgccaccaccaccagcagcagccAGGGCTCTTATGGGGTCCAGGGTGGCTATGGAGCCCAGACTGCATACCAAGGATATGGGCAGCAGCCGGCCGCTGGAGCACCACCCAG CTACAGCACCAGCAGCCAGCCACCCACCAGCTATGAGCAGAACTCCTACTCTCAGGCACCCCAGCAGGGCTCATACTCCCAGCCGCCACAAGGTGGTGGATACCAGAGCCAGCAGAGTGGCTACACCCAACAGGGTGTCGGTTACCAGGCGCCTCAGGCCCCTCCACCCCAGCAACAGGCCCCACCTTCCAGCTATGCTCCCACATCCGGGGGGTCCTACAGTCAGCCACCTGCCAGCCAGTATGGACAACAGGGTGGACCAGGAGGCAGCTATGGTCAGCAGG GCAACTACAGGCAGGATCATTCCAACGGACGGGGCTACTCGGGGCCAGAGTCGGGTGGATATAGGGGCCGCGGTGAGGGCCGAGGCATGGGTGGGGGGGAGAGCCGGGGCCGCGGCCGTGGAGGGTTTGATCGCGGCGGGATGATGCGTGGTGGTGGCATGCGTGGTGGAATGAACAGAGGCATGGG CATCACTGGAGACAGAGGTGGCTTCAGTAAGCCTGGTG GACCAGACTCAGACACAG GACGCCCAGAGGAACAGGATGACTCTGAGAACAACACTATTTACATCACTGGCCTGACGGAGAATGCAACGCTGCCCGAAGTCGCTGACTTTTTCAAGCACAGTGGAATAATCAGG ATCAACAAGCGCACAGGTCTGCCTGCTATCAACATTTACACCGACAAAGATTCAGGGAAACCAAAGGGTGATTGTACTTTGTCTTATGATGAGCCCCCATGTGCCAAAGCTGCAGTTGAGTGGTTTGATG GCAAAGACTTTCAGGGGAAGAAGCTAAAGGTGTCGATGGCTCGCCGTAAGCCCATGATGGGGATGATGCGAGGAGGCATGTCCATGAGGGGTGACCGGGGAGGCATGATGAACCGTGGAG GGCCAGGAATGATGAGCCGTGGTGGTCCAATGGGACGCGGTGGGGAGCGTGGTGGATTTATCCCCAGGGGTGGTCCCCGTGGCATGGGCAGTCCTCATGGCATGGGTAGAGGTGGTCCCTCAGGGGGCAACATGCAGCAGAGAGCAGGAGACTGGGAGTGCCCTAAAGA GGGCTGCGGTAACCAGAACTTTGCCTGGAGAATGGAGTGTAACCAGTGCAAATCACCCAAACCAGAAGGCTTTGGACCACCTTTCTCCCCTTCAG GTGGCGATCGTGGTAGGGGTGGCCCAGGCATGCGTGGGCGTGGAGGGATGGACCGTGGCGGTCCAGGGGGCCCTGGAGGCTTCCGTGGAGGCAGGGGTGGTGATCGTGGATTCAGAGGACGTGGTGGCATGGAAAGAGGAAGTTTCGGCGGCAGGGGCCGTGGTGGCCCTCCCATGGATGACATGGGCGGCCGAGGCAGGAGGGGTATGGGCCCCCCCGGCAAGATGATGGAAATTAA GGGAGACCATCGCCAGGACCGCAGAGGTCGTCCCTACTGA